From the Myxococcales bacterium genome, one window contains:
- a CDS encoding aldehyde ferredoxin oxidoreductase family protein: MATKYGGYMGEALWMDLDQGTHRPFEISDRDRELFLGNKGLGTKIIWDHLKPGIDPLGEENLLVITTAPLTGTGAPCSSRFNVSCKSPLTGGVMSSNSGGTFGINLKRAGYDALVLAGKARQPIYIEITEDKIEIHDAADLWGLDTEETQAVLAKRHGKNIGQMVIGPAGENLVRFACIISGERAHGRGGVGAVMGSKMIKALVASGKKKIPIPNPEEYKKVIKEWIDLLKAHPATGGTLPAYGTLGMMGKANILSVLPTRNFQKGSYEFTDEIDGEALVKKHLKKNTGCLSCPIRCARVVEINGKEVKGPEYETVGMFGSNFGNRDLWKICEWNYLLDKMGLDTISAGSVIDFATELTEKGLLKSDLQWGDAARIAPLIEDIAHRRGLGNDLAEGAMRLSWKYGGEAFAIHSKGLELAAYEPRRSAGMGLGYATANRGGCHLNAGYMIYFENLGPVNVSPLSTLGKPQLAIFQQNAFDAISACGTCIFTSYAVLPGIASKVKPYGTMAKVLDITLRGSGGVLGMVLNLPAGMIPFHLPLIPHSKVIGTLTGMKMSLGEFLAAGDRVYNLERMFNIREGLVENRLPDRLTKEPQDPKNPATKVALGAMLPVYYKTRGWDSRGIPTVKKLKGLGLDFLLSALPDAKKTMPELQGAFHTRLVEIDGEQDVTIKNMIARNAAVKKPK; encoded by the coding sequence ATGGCGACCAAATACGGCGGTTACATGGGCGAAGCCCTGTGGATGGACCTGGACCAGGGCACGCATCGCCCGTTCGAGATCTCCGACCGCGACCGCGAATTGTTTCTGGGCAACAAAGGCCTCGGTACGAAAATCATCTGGGACCATCTCAAGCCGGGTATCGATCCGCTCGGCGAGGAAAACCTGCTGGTGATCACCACCGCGCCGCTCACGGGAACGGGCGCGCCGTGTTCGAGCCGCTTCAACGTTTCGTGCAAAAGCCCGCTGACCGGCGGGGTCATGTCCTCGAATTCCGGCGGCACCTTCGGCATCAACCTCAAGCGGGCCGGTTACGACGCGCTGGTGCTGGCCGGCAAGGCCAGGCAGCCGATCTACATCGAGATCACCGAGGATAAAATCGAGATTCACGACGCCGCCGATTTGTGGGGCCTGGACACCGAGGAAACGCAGGCCGTCCTCGCCAAACGGCACGGCAAGAACATCGGCCAGATGGTGATCGGCCCGGCCGGCGAAAACCTCGTCCGGTTCGCCTGCATCATCAGCGGCGAACGCGCGCACGGGCGCGGCGGCGTCGGCGCGGTGATGGGCAGCAAGATGATCAAGGCGCTGGTCGCCAGCGGCAAGAAAAAAATTCCGATCCCCAATCCCGAGGAATACAAAAAAGTCATCAAGGAATGGATCGACCTGCTCAAGGCCCATCCGGCCACCGGCGGCACCCTGCCCGCCTACGGCACCCTGGGCATGATGGGCAAGGCGAACATCCTGTCGGTTTTGCCGACCCGCAATTTCCAAAAAGGCTCCTACGAGTTCACCGACGAGATCGACGGTGAAGCCCTGGTGAAAAAGCACCTGAAGAAAAACACCGGTTGCCTGAGCTGCCCGATCCGCTGCGCCCGCGTCGTCGAAATCAACGGCAAGGAAGTCAAAGGGCCGGAGTACGAAACCGTCGGCATGTTCGGTTCCAATTTCGGCAATCGCGATCTGTGGAAAATCTGCGAGTGGAACTACCTACTGGACAAAATGGGGCTGGACACCATCAGTGCCGGCAGCGTCATCGATTTCGCCACCGAGCTGACCGAAAAGGGATTGTTGAAAAGCGACCTGCAATGGGGCGACGCCGCGCGGATCGCGCCGCTCATCGAGGACATTGCGCATCGGCGCGGGCTGGGCAACGACCTGGCCGAGGGCGCCATGCGGCTGTCGTGGAAATACGGCGGCGAGGCCTTCGCCATTCACAGCAAAGGGTTGGAACTGGCCGCCTACGAACCGCGGCGCTCGGCGGGCATGGGCTTGGGTTACGCCACGGCCAACCGCGGCGGTTGCCACCTCAACGCCGGCTACATGATCTATTTCGAAAATCTCGGGCCGGTGAACGTCAGCCCACTTTCGACGCTCGGCAAGCCGCAGTTGGCGATTTTTCAGCAAAACGCCTTCGACGCGATCAGCGCCTGCGGCACCTGCATTTTCACGAGCTACGCCGTGCTGCCGGGCATCGCCAGCAAGGTGAAGCCGTACGGCACGATGGCCAAGGTGCTGGACATCACACTGCGCGGTTCGGGCGGAGTGCTGGGAATGGTCCTCAACCTGCCCGCCGGCATGATCCCGTTCCACCTGCCGTTGATCCCGCATTCGAAGGTCATCGGCACCCTGACCGGCATGAAGATGAGCCTCGGCGAATTCCTGGCGGCCGGCGACCGGGTGTACAACCTCGAACGCATGTTCAACATCCGCGAGGGCCTGGTCGAAAACCGGTTGCCCGACCGGCTGACCAAGGAGCCGCAGGATCCGAAAAATCCCGCGACGAAGGTGGCGCTCGGCGCGATGCTGCCGGTTTATTACAAAACCCGCGGCTGGGATTCGCGCGGCATCCCGACCGTCAAAAAGCTCAAGGGGCTGGGGCTGGATTTCCTCCTGTCCGCGCTTCCCGACGCGAAGAAAACCATGCCGGAATTGCAGGGCGCCTTCCATACGCGCCTGGTCGAGATCGACGGCGAACAGGACGTGACGATCAAAAATATGATCGCGCGCAACGCGGCGGTGAAGAAACCGAAATAG
- the recR gene encoding recombination protein RecR has product MLFDEGLLKELVLRLTTLPGVGRKTAERLAMHILRAPADDIHALVAAMLEVKEKMQLCRECFNLTDTQPCRICADDRRRSDVLCVVEQPQDTMVLEKSGAFGGRYHVLHGALSPLDNVGPEELRIAELLARVDAGGVREVILATNPNRDGEATASYLADLLKGRGVEVTRIAHGVPVGSDLEYADSVTLKMSLEGRRKVTSST; this is encoded by the coding sequence ATGCTGTTCGACGAAGGCCTGCTCAAGGAACTGGTGCTCCGGCTCACCACGCTGCCGGGCGTCGGCCGCAAGACCGCCGAACGCCTCGCCATGCACATCCTGCGCGCGCCCGCCGACGACATCCACGCCCTGGTCGCCGCGATGCTGGAAGTGAAAGAGAAAATGCAGCTCTGCCGGGAGTGCTTCAACCTGACCGACACGCAGCCGTGCCGTATCTGCGCCGACGACCGGCGGCGCAGCGACGTGCTGTGCGTGGTCGAGCAGCCGCAGGACACGATGGTGCTCGAGAAATCCGGCGCGTTCGGCGGCCGCTATCACGTGTTGCACGGCGCGCTGTCGCCGCTGGACAACGTCGGGCCCGAGGAACTGCGCATCGCCGAGCTGCTGGCGCGCGTCGACGCGGGCGGAGTCCGCGAGGTCATCCTCGCCACCAACCCGAATCGCGACGGCGAGGCGACGGCCTCCTATCTGGCCGATCTGCTCAAGGGCCGCGGGGTGGAGGTCACGCGCATCGCCCACGGCGTGCCCGTCGGCTCCGATCTCGAGTACGCCGACAGCGTCACGCTGAAAATGAGCCTGGAGGGCCGCCGGAAAGTGACCTCCTCCACTTGA
- a CDS encoding MoaD/ThiS family protein: protein MSVKIRFFSTLRNAAGVDGVEVSAGTVGDAVRRLEERFRGNADFIRLLNMSNVILNGNNVTFLKGTSTRVADGDDLVFFPPLGGG from the coding sequence ATGTCGGTAAAAATCAGGTTCTTTTCGACCCTGCGCAACGCGGCCGGAGTGGACGGCGTCGAAGTTTCCGCCGGCACGGTCGGTGACGCGGTGCGTCGCTTGGAAGAACGATTTCGCGGCAACGCCGATTTCATTCGCTTGCTGAATATGTCCAACGTGATTTTAAACGGCAACAACGTCACGTTTCTGAAGGGCACCAGCACCCGAGTGGCGGACGGCGACGACCTGGTCTTCTTCCCTCCGCTCGGCGGCGGTTGA
- a CDS encoding heme ABC transporter ATP-binding protein: protein MKRLEAAHVDFAYAAPPILRDVSLAVAAGEMAALVGPNGAGKSTLLKILSGYLRPRRGTVACNERPLADWAPVELARHLAVAPQSPAFHFPFTVAQYVLLARHPHRGWSPFDREPDQAAAQAALAAMEIADLAERNVLELSGGERQRVVVAAALAQEPETLLLDEPTASMDLRHQTALLAALGRRNREHGLTVLLVTHDLNLAARYCPRVILLARGGIVADGPPVEVLQPALLRDVYQVGIEIGRRADGRTAYILPVEDESC, encoded by the coding sequence ATGAAGCGCCTCGAAGCCGCGCACGTCGATTTCGCCTACGCCGCGCCGCCTATCCTGCGCGACGTCAGCCTGGCGGTCGCCGCGGGCGAAATGGCGGCCCTGGTGGGGCCCAACGGCGCGGGCAAGTCGACCTTGCTGAAAATCCTGAGCGGCTACCTGCGCCCGCGACGCGGCACGGTCGCCTGCAACGAACGGCCGTTGGCGGATTGGGCGCCGGTCGAACTGGCGCGGCATCTGGCCGTGGCGCCGCAGTCGCCGGCCTTTCATTTTCCGTTCACGGTCGCGCAGTACGTCCTGCTGGCCCGCCATCCGCACCGCGGCTGGTCGCCCTTTGATCGCGAGCCCGATCAGGCCGCCGCGCAAGCCGCGTTGGCGGCGATGGAAATCGCCGATCTGGCCGAGCGCAACGTGTTGGAGCTGTCCGGCGGCGAACGGCAGCGCGTCGTCGTGGCCGCCGCCCTGGCACAGGAACCCGAAACCCTGCTGCTGGACGAGCCGACCGCGTCGATGGACTTGCGCCACCAGACGGCGCTGCTGGCCGCGCTCGGCCGCCGCAACCGCGAACACGGCCTGACCGTCCTGCTGGTCACCCACGATCTGAACCTCGCGGCGCGCTATTGCCCGCGGGTGATTCTGCTGGCGCGCGGCGGCATCGTCGCCGACGGCCCGCCCGTTGAGGTGCTGCAACCGGCCCTGCTGCGCGATGTCTACCAGGTGGGCATCGAAATCGGCCGGCGCGCCGACGGCCGGACAGCGTACATCCTGCCGGTGGAGGACGAGTCATGTTGA
- the folK gene encoding 2-amino-4-hydroxy-6-hydroxymethyldihydropteridine diphosphokinase, producing MAQAAIGIGSSLGDRVATVRAALEDLDRLPSTRLLRASRLYESEPVGGVALRRFINACAVLETALPPRELLAALLAVEARHHRERAARWADRTLDLDLLLYDELALDDPRLTLPHPEMADRAFVLIPLAEIAPDWRHPGRQATIAELAGLLSNESRANVRLYP from the coding sequence ATGGCGCAAGCGGCAATCGGTATCGGCAGCAGTCTGGGGGATCGCGTGGCGACCGTGCGGGCGGCACTGGAAGATCTCGACCGGTTGCCGTCAACGCGCCTGCTCCGCGCCAGCCGGCTCTACGAAAGCGAACCGGTCGGCGGCGTGGCGTTGCGGCGGTTCATCAACGCCTGCGCCGTGCTGGAAACCGCGTTGCCGCCGCGCGAACTGCTGGCGGCGCTGCTGGCCGTCGAGGCGCGGCATCACCGCGAGCGCGCCGCGCGCTGGGCGGATCGCACCCTCGACCTCGATTTGCTGCTGTACGACGAGTTGGCGCTCGACGATCCGCGGCTGACCCTCCCCCATCCGGAAATGGCCGACCGCGCGTTCGTGCTGATTCCGCTGGCGGAAATCGCCCCCGACTGGCGACACCCAGGGCGACAAGCCACGATCGCGGAACTGGCCGGCCTTTTATCGAACGAATCCCGCGCGAACGTTCGACTTTACCCCTGA
- a CDS encoding YbaB/EbfC family nucleoid-associated protein, whose translation MSKGGLGNIMKMAQKAQQQMMQVQEELAAKHVEASAGGGMVKAVVNGKQEVISIRLEKDAVDPNDVEMLQDLIVAAVNEALRKAQEMMTAEMQKVTGGMNIPGLF comes from the coding sequence ATGTCCAAGGGTGGTCTGGGCAATATCATGAAAATGGCCCAAAAGGCCCAGCAGCAGATGATGCAGGTGCAGGAAGAACTGGCCGCGAAGCACGTCGAGGCCAGCGCCGGCGGCGGCATGGTCAAGGCGGTGGTCAACGGCAAGCAGGAAGTGATTTCGATCCGCCTCGAGAAGGACGCGGTCGATCCGAACGACGTCGAAATGCTGCAGGATCTGATCGTTGCCGCCGTCAACGAGGCGCTGCGCAAGGCGCAGGAAATGATGACCGCCGAAATGCAGAAGGTCACCGGCGGCATGAACATCCCCGGCCTCTTCTAG
- a CDS encoding nicotinate-nucleotide adenylyltransferase, translating into MRRIGLFGGTFNPIHLGHLRVAEEVREAQALDRVIFIPAADPPHKNGLAIIPVAHRLAMTRLAVTDDPSFAVSDFEANRAEKSFSLYTIRHFRETTPAARLFFIIGADAFAEITTWHRWEEVIREVSFVVMTRPGSRIGHPAEALPKEWAGRIETVSESLYHVDNKEEIIFQPVTSLEISSSDIRRRRQEGGSIRFLVSPAVEDYIRVNHLYE; encoded by the coding sequence ATGCGACGCATCGGCTTGTTCGGCGGGACCTTCAACCCGATTCACCTGGGGCATCTGCGGGTGGCGGAAGAGGTACGCGAGGCTCAGGCGCTGGACCGGGTGATTTTCATTCCCGCCGCCGATCCGCCGCATAAAAACGGCTTGGCGATCATACCGGTCGCGCACCGGCTGGCGATGACCCGATTGGCGGTGACGGATGACCCGTCCTTTGCCGTCAGCGATTTCGAGGCGAACCGCGCCGAAAAAAGCTTTTCGCTTTATACGATCCGCCATTTCCGCGAGACCACGCCCGCGGCGCGGCTGTTTTTCATCATCGGCGCCGACGCCTTCGCGGAAATCACCACCTGGCACCGTTGGGAAGAGGTCATCCGGGAGGTTTCCTTCGTGGTGATGACCCGCCCCGGCAGCCGGATCGGCCACCCCGCCGAGGCCCTTCCCAAGGAATGGGCCGGACGCATCGAAACGGTGTCTGAATCATTGTATCATGTCGATAATAAAGAGGAAATCATCTTTCAGCCGGTGACCAGCCTCGAGATTTCCAGCTCTGATATCCGGCGCCGCCGGCAGGAAGGCGGCTCGATCCGCTTTTTGGTGTCCCCCGCGGTGGAAGACTACATTCGCGTGAACCATCTTTATGAATAA
- a CDS encoding ABC transporter substrate-binding protein: protein MRPRRRIRACWLPALIALCFACAPGPAAPPPAAAPARIVSLLPSFTQIVVALGAGDRVVGRTPFCPTAGLSPQAVEVGAALDANYERIFALRPDLVLVKSSMQAQRERLVALGLPVLALPTETIADAYTAIAAIAEKLGRVPAGQALVERLQNDLQTVTDHVKKQPPARTLLVIGHNPGELRGIFAAAKGTFLDELLTIAGGANALLDSPIAYPQLGQEEILRLDPEAIVALLPGADDSPAAQERERALWRALPYLRAVKADRVFLIADPDAVTSGLRMAEIARRMAALLHPVPEPPR, encoded by the coding sequence ATGCGACCTCGGCGGCGAATTCGGGCCTGCTGGTTGCCGGCGTTGATCGCGCTGTGCTTCGCCTGCGCGCCCGGGCCTGCCGCCCCCCCGCCCGCCGCCGCGCCGGCGCGCATCGTCTCGCTGCTGCCCAGCTTCACGCAAATCGTCGTCGCGCTGGGCGCGGGCGATCGCGTGGTCGGCCGGACGCCCTTCTGCCCGACCGCCGGGCTTTCGCCGCAAGCAGTCGAGGTCGGCGCGGCGCTGGACGCGAACTACGAGCGCATCTTCGCCCTGCGGCCGGACCTCGTGCTGGTGAAATCATCGATGCAAGCGCAGCGCGAACGGCTTGTCGCGCTGGGCCTGCCCGTGCTTGCCCTGCCGACCGAAACGATCGCCGACGCCTACACCGCCATCGCCGCCATCGCCGAAAAACTCGGCCGCGTCCCGGCCGGACAGGCGCTCGTCGAGCGTCTGCAAAACGACCTGCAAACCGTCACCGACCACGTCAAGAAACAACCGCCGGCGCGCACGTTGCTGGTCATCGGCCATAACCCCGGCGAGCTGCGCGGGATCTTCGCCGCGGCCAAGGGCACCTTCCTCGACGAACTGCTGACCATCGCCGGCGGGGCGAACGCCCTGCTCGATTCGCCGATCGCCTATCCGCAACTCGGCCAGGAGGAAATCCTGCGCCTGGATCCCGAGGCGATCGTGGCGCTGTTGCCGGGCGCGGACGATTCGCCCGCGGCCCAGGAGCGCGAGCGGGCATTGTGGCGCGCTCTGCCCTATTTGCGGGCCGTGAAGGCCGACCGCGTTTTTCTGATCGCCGATCCCGACGCGGTCACTTCCGGCCTGCGCATGGCGGAGATCGCCCGCCGGATGGCCGCGCTGCTGCACCCCGTCCCGGAGCCGCCGCGATGA
- the dnaX gene encoding DNA polymerase III subunit gamma/tau, with the protein MSYLVLARKYRPQTFADLVGQEHVTRTLTNAIALGRIAHGYLFTGTRGVGKTTVARIFAKSLNCEAAQGPTATPCGQCPSCKEIAASASPDVFEIDAASNTGVDDVRELRENVKYLPARGRYKVYIIDEVHMLSKSAFNALLKTLEEPPPHVVFIFATTEPHRIPETVLSRTQQYEFKMIGLAPIAAYLQKLMDAEGVAVPRDVLMLVARKAAGSVRDGLSYMDQVLSYGPDRPLAEIADVLGVVDRQALLDISAAVLKAEPVALLDVLQRMGAANWDVKDFLADLLEHFRNLVAVKVARQPELLIDAGQAELAALAAQVKDTALETLEHLFFLLADSEELVLRSGQPRLVLEMTLVRLAQGAKVTSLDNLVARIAEWKSGLEAGGPGPAARPFESRPLPPRPGEKPPVAPEAPAAKPAAEAGDPLADPAAALAAALLRQRPTLAKVLDGHAVKLAGERLTISLPKGYPHRSFELELEFVTGVARELFGPRVTVALEAVEGPGGANSVQDQMNARRAAQERTKTVQRETMNHPAVQWLKEIFPEAEISVKVKEPAETAEPE; encoded by the coding sequence ATGTCCTATCTGGTTTTGGCCCGCAAGTATCGCCCGCAGACCTTCGCCGACCTCGTCGGCCAGGAACACGTGACCCGCACCCTGACCAACGCCATCGCCCTGGGCCGCATCGCCCACGGCTATTTGTTCACGGGCACGCGCGGCGTCGGCAAGACGACGGTCGCCCGCATCTTCGCCAAGTCGCTCAATTGCGAGGCCGCCCAGGGACCGACCGCTACACCGTGCGGCCAGTGCCCGTCCTGCAAGGAAATCGCCGCCTCGGCCAGCCCCGACGTCTTCGAGATCGACGCCGCTTCCAACACCGGCGTCGACGACGTGCGCGAGCTGCGCGAAAACGTCAAGTACCTGCCGGCGCGCGGCCGCTACAAGGTGTACATCATCGACGAAGTGCACATGCTCTCGAAAAGCGCCTTCAACGCGCTGCTCAAAACCCTCGAGGAGCCGCCGCCGCACGTCGTCTTCATTTTCGCCACCACCGAACCGCACCGCATCCCCGAGACGGTGCTGTCGCGTACGCAACAATACGAATTCAAGATGATCGGCCTGGCGCCGATCGCCGCTTACCTGCAAAAGCTGATGGACGCCGAGGGCGTCGCCGTGCCGCGCGACGTGCTGATGCTCGTGGCCCGCAAGGCCGCCGGCAGCGTGCGCGACGGGCTGTCGTACATGGACCAGGTGCTGTCCTACGGTCCCGACCGGCCGCTCGCCGAAATCGCCGACGTGCTGGGCGTGGTGGATCGCCAGGCGCTGCTCGACATTTCCGCCGCGGTGCTCAAGGCCGAGCCGGTTGCGCTGCTCGACGTGCTGCAACGGATGGGCGCGGCCAACTGGGACGTCAAGGATTTTCTCGCCGACCTGCTCGAGCACTTCCGCAACCTCGTCGCCGTCAAGGTGGCGCGCCAGCCGGAATTGCTGATCGACGCCGGCCAGGCCGAGCTTGCCGCGCTGGCCGCCCAGGTGAAGGACACGGCGCTGGAAACGCTCGAGCACCTGTTTTTCCTGCTCGCCGATTCCGAGGAGCTGGTGCTGCGCAGCGGCCAGCCGCGCCTCGTGCTCGAAATGACCCTCGTGCGCCTGGCTCAGGGCGCCAAGGTGACCTCGCTGGACAACCTCGTCGCGCGGATCGCCGAATGGAAGAGCGGCCTGGAAGCGGGCGGGCCCGGCCCGGCCGCGCGGCCCTTCGAAAGCCGGCCGTTGCCGCCCCGGCCCGGCGAAAAGCCGCCGGTCGCCCCGGAAGCTCCGGCCGCGAAACCGGCGGCGGAAGCCGGCGATCCGCTGGCCGATCCGGCGGCGGCGCTGGCGGCGGCGCTGCTGCGGCAACGGCCGACGCTGGCGAAGGTGCTGGACGGGCACGCGGTGAAATTGGCGGGCGAGCGCCTGACGATTTCGTTGCCCAAGGGGTATCCGCATCGCTCGTTCGAACTGGAACTCGAGTTCGTCACCGGCGTGGCGCGCGAATTGTTCGGCCCCCGGGTCACGGTCGCGCTGGAGGCGGTCGAGGGCCCCGGCGGGGCCAACAGCGTGCAGGACCAGATGAACGCCCGGCGCGCGGCGCAGGAACGGACCAAGACGGTGCAGCGCGAGACGATGAATCATCCGGCGGTGCAATGGCTGAAGGAAATCTTTCCCGAGGCGGAAATCAGCGTTAAAGTGAAAGAGCCCGCGGAGACCGCGGAACCCGAATAA
- a CDS encoding DUF1566 domain-containing protein, with translation MNKALCLALLLMLSAIAIFVVSACFSEADDDDDNDNDNDNDNDNDNDDVSDDDNNSDDDDDQLEWQDPPNTEFIDWGDAVTYCKNLDLNGHSDWRLPSVEELRSFIVGCSATQPGGSCPFTDSCTDIDTCVNSSCDGCAIDQGPGSPNCYWGEGYSGVPGAPPSGCGWFWTSAAISGGSGNGAIGIDFCNAQVGGHDKDEGDGGQSSNVRCVRGGNN, from the coding sequence ATGAATAAAGCCCTTTGCCTCGCACTCCTCTTGATGTTGAGCGCGATTGCCATTTTCGTCGTTTCCGCTTGCTTCAGCGAAGCCGACGACGATGACGACAACGATAACGACAACGATAACGACAACGATAACGACAATGATGATGTTTCAGATGACGATAACAACTCGGATGATGACGATGATCAACTTGAATGGCAAGATCCGCCAAACACCGAATTCATCGACTGGGGAGACGCGGTCACCTACTGTAAGAATTTGGATTTGAATGGACATTCTGATTGGCGTTTACCATCAGTCGAGGAGTTACGCTCATTTATTGTCGGATGTTCTGCAACCCAACCCGGAGGAAGTTGTCCATTCACCGATTCATGCACCGACATCGATACTTGTGTAAACTCTTCGTGCGATGGCTGTGCCATTGATCAGGGTCCGGGATCTCCGAACTGCTATTGGGGAGAAGGATATTCTGGTGTTCCTGGAGCTCCGCCTAGTGGCTGTGGGTGGTTTTGGACTTCCGCGGCCATATCTGGGGGTAGCGGTAATGGCGCGATAGGCATCGATTTTTGCAATGCCCAGGTTGGCGGCCATGATAAGGACGAGGGCGATGGCGGACAATCATCCAACGTGCGTTGCGTTCGTGGCGGCAATAATTAG
- a CDS encoding gliding-motility protein MglA — protein sequence MTLINYENREINFKIVYFGPAQVGKSDNLKYVYHRTPPEKRGELVLLSGEDGRTTFFDFLPLFLGKMGEFTARLHLYTLPGSLRLDTNRRLILKGVDGLVFVADSRRERLDENLAALDAMRRQLRECGYDFGRLPLVLQYNMRDFDSSLAPDDLSRILNPEAKPAFPANARTGHGVLETLKSVSLQVLSKLGEK from the coding sequence ATGACGCTCATCAATTACGAAAACCGGGAGATCAACTTCAAGATCGTCTATTTCGGGCCGGCCCAGGTGGGCAAGTCCGACAACTTGAAGTACGTCTATCACCGGACGCCGCCCGAGAAGCGCGGCGAACTGGTGCTGCTCTCGGGCGAGGACGGCCGCACCACGTTCTTCGATTTTCTGCCGCTGTTTCTGGGCAAGATGGGCGAATTCACCGCGCGGCTGCACCTGTACACGCTGCCCGGCTCGCTGCGGCTCGATACCAACCGCCGCCTGATTCTGAAGGGCGTCGACGGCCTGGTGTTCGTCGCCGACTCGCGCCGCGAACGGCTCGACGAAAACCTCGCCGCCCTCGACGCGATGCGCCGCCAGTTGCGCGAATGCGGCTACGACTTCGGCCGCCTGCCGCTCGTGCTGCAATACAACATGCGCGACTTCGATTCGAGCCTCGCGCCCGACGACCTCTCGCGCATCCTCAATCCCGAGGCCAAACCCGCCTTCCCCGCCAACGCCCGCACCGGCCACGGCGTCCTCGAAACCCTCAAATCCGTCAGTCTGCAAGTTCTGAGCAAGCTGGGCGAGAAGTAG
- a CDS encoding iron ABC transporter permease yields MLKGALTPRRLLLGLAPFVAFFLFALIGGPAIGPVTIDPLDAWAQRHDLAGNLNASIFFLTRLPRVLLAALVGAALAAAGTTFQALLRNPLAEPFTLGISSGGAFGAVLAIKFGLGATALGVSPIVLASLAGSAATVWLVYRLARTRGVLSATLLVLAGVTISYFFAAEILLVFYLADYTETFQMLRWMMGALDVMVSANFWQGTTAARAGLVFIGLGYAAALAVLLALAGALNQLSLGPEIAAARGVNVRNVQRLAYGSASLLTGLMVALAGPIGFVGLLVPHAVRLLVGPDHRILLPAAALAGAGFLILCDALARTFLGPAEIPVGVLTATIGGPFFLILLLRAKKNGL; encoded by the coding sequence ATGTTGAAAGGCGCGCTGACTCCCCGGCGGCTGCTGCTCGGCCTGGCGCCGTTTGTCGCATTTTTCCTGTTCGCGCTGATCGGCGGGCCGGCGATCGGGCCGGTGACGATCGATCCGCTCGACGCCTGGGCGCAGCGGCACGACCTGGCCGGCAACCTGAACGCGAGCATCTTTTTCCTGACGCGCTTGCCGCGCGTGCTGCTCGCCGCGCTGGTCGGCGCGGCGCTGGCCGCGGCGGGCACGACCTTCCAGGCGCTGTTGCGCAATCCGCTGGCCGAGCCGTTCACGCTGGGCATCTCCTCGGGCGGCGCTTTCGGCGCGGTGCTGGCGATCAAATTCGGGCTGGGCGCGACGGCCCTGGGCGTCTCGCCGATCGTCCTGGCTTCCCTCGCCGGCAGCGCGGCCACGGTCTGGCTGGTCTACCGGCTGGCGCGGACGCGCGGCGTGCTTTCCGCGACCCTGCTGGTGTTGGCGGGAGTGACGATCAGCTACTTCTTCGCGGCGGAAATCCTGCTGGTCTTTTACCTGGCCGACTACACCGAGACCTTTCAAATGTTGCGCTGGATGATGGGCGCGCTGGACGTCATGGTGAGCGCGAATTTCTGGCAGGGCACGACCGCCGCGCGCGCCGGCCTCGTTTTCATCGGCCTGGGATACGCCGCCGCGTTGGCGGTGCTGCTGGCCCTGGCCGGCGCGCTCAACCAACTCAGCCTCGGGCCGGAAATCGCCGCCGCCCGCGGCGTGAACGTGCGAAACGTGCAGCGCCTCGCCTACGGGTCCGCGTCGCTGCTCACCGGCCTGATGGTCGCGCTGGCCGGGCCGATCGGTTTCGTCGGCCTGCTCGTGCCGCACGCGGTGCGCCTGCTCGTCGGGCCGGACCACCGGATCCTGTTGCCCGCCGCCGCGCTGGCCGGCGCCGGGTTTCTCATCCTCTGCGACGCCCTCGCCCGCACGTTCCTGGGCCCCGCCGAGATTCCCGTCGGCGTTCTGACCGCCACGATCGGCGGCCCGTTCTTCCTGATTCTATTGCTGCGGGCCAAGAAGAACGGGCTTTAA